One Sinorhizobium mexicanum genomic region harbors:
- a CDS encoding NAD-dependent epimerase/dehydratase family protein — protein sequence MKIFIAGATGAVGLPLVRALLPLGHQVTGMTRPGRGADRLRELGAAVSFADAFDPKAVHRAIEAAAPDVVIDQLTWLPADPAEIIKAMPNDTRLHREGGANLIAAAEELGVRRFIMQSRGFYLEAPAGALADETAKLRYDAPGEIGESTRTIGAYEDRVLASPSLDGVVLRYGFFYGPGTWYRPDGAIAEQARNGESAIIGAGNGVWSFVHIDDAIAATVASLDAEPGIYNVVDDDPLPVSEWLPAFARWVDAPEPRRVSVEDALKSAGEEAVYYHTRLTGASNGRAKANLGLAPRPLLWRDA from the coding sequence ATGAAAATATTCATCGCAGGTGCCACGGGCGCCGTCGGCTTGCCGCTGGTGCGGGCGCTCTTGCCCCTCGGCCATCAGGTGACCGGCATGACGCGGCCCGGCCGCGGGGCGGATCGGCTACGCGAGCTCGGGGCCGCAGTGTCTTTCGCCGACGCGTTTGACCCGAAGGCGGTCCACCGCGCGATCGAAGCGGCAGCGCCGGACGTGGTGATCGATCAACTCACCTGGCTTCCGGCCGACCCCGCCGAGATCATCAAGGCGATGCCCAACGATACCCGCCTTCACCGCGAGGGCGGCGCCAATCTCATCGCCGCGGCGGAGGAACTGGGTGTCCGCCGCTTCATCATGCAGTCTCGCGGCTTCTATCTGGAGGCTCCGGCAGGAGCGCTCGCCGACGAGACCGCCAAACTGAGGTACGACGCGCCCGGCGAGATCGGCGAGAGCACGCGCACCATCGGCGCCTATGAGGACCGGGTGCTCGCCTCGCCGTCGCTCGACGGCGTCGTGCTCCGCTACGGCTTCTTCTACGGCCCCGGCACCTGGTACCGGCCGGACGGGGCCATCGCGGAGCAGGCGCGCAACGGCGAGTCGGCGATCATCGGCGCAGGAAACGGCGTCTGGTCGTTCGTGCACATCGACGACGCGATTGCCGCGACGGTCGCATCGCTTGACGCCGAGCCGGGTATCTACAATGTCGTCGACGACGATCCCCTGCCCGTCTCCGAATGGCTGCCCGCATTCGCCCGCTGGGTCGATGCGCCGGAGCCCCGGCGGGTCAGCGTGGAGGACGCGCTGAAATCGGCAGGCGAGGAAGCAGTCTACTACCACACCCGCCTGACCGGGGCCTCCAACGGCCGGGCGAAGGCAAATCTCGGCCTCGCGCCACGGCCGCTTCTGTGGAGGGACGCTTGA
- a CDS encoding TetR/AcrR family transcriptional regulator, giving the protein MRRSEIRGHLLDTALRLFNDHGYHAAGIDLIIAEAGVAKTTLYRHFETKEDLILAALERRDEEDRNAMRSFVEQLASDPAERLLATFDFLETTVRDKQFRGCIFLSAAGEHKDAVDPVFRAALMHKRLSLAYFEELAHAARCAEPKRIAAEINLLHEGAVAVAQITRTAEPVRQAKRMAQQLLAADGPSARKDAERRPQAS; this is encoded by the coding sequence ATGCGCCGTTCAGAGATCCGGGGTCACCTGCTCGACACCGCACTCCGGCTGTTCAACGACCATGGCTATCACGCGGCGGGTATCGACCTGATCATCGCAGAGGCGGGGGTGGCCAAGACGACGCTGTACCGGCACTTCGAAACCAAGGAAGACCTGATCCTGGCGGCGCTCGAACGGCGCGACGAGGAGGACCGCAACGCCATGCGCAGCTTTGTCGAGCAGCTGGCGAGCGATCCCGCCGAACGTCTTCTGGCGACATTCGATTTCCTCGAAACCACGGTCCGCGACAAGCAGTTCCGCGGCTGCATTTTCCTGAGCGCGGCGGGGGAGCACAAGGACGCTGTCGATCCCGTGTTCCGCGCAGCCTTGATGCACAAGCGCCTGTCGCTCGCCTATTTCGAGGAACTCGCCCACGCGGCGCGCTGTGCCGAGCCGAAGCGGATCGCGGCCGAGATCAATCTTTTGCACGAGGGGGCGGTTGCGGTCGCGCAAATAACCCGGACCGCCGAGCCTGTCCGGCAGGCCAAGCGCATGGCGCAGCAACTGCTCGCGGCGGACGGGCCGTCAGCAAGGAAAGACGCAGAAAGGCGGCCGCAGGCTTCCTGA
- a CDS encoding DUF1127 domain-containing protein encodes MFIASILLKFRAHQRYRQTLRTFRQLNDHLLEDVGISRNDIDVIARRQYHEEDRSGITADTGRAPLTRQEIAS; translated from the coding sequence ATGTTTATCGCATCTATCCTGTTGAAGTTCCGCGCCCACCAGCGCTATCGCCAGACCCTCCGAACGTTCAGGCAATTGAACGATCACTTGCTCGAGGATGTCGGCATTTCCCGCAACGATATCGATGTCATTGCGCGCCGGCAGTACCACGAAGAAGATCGAAGCGGCATCACGGCTGACACCGGACGCGCACCGCTGACGCGGCAGGAGATCGCTTCATGA
- the trxB gene encoding thioredoxin-disulfide reductase — translation MNTHHARVLIIGAGPAGYTAAIYAARANLKPLLVTGLQAGGQLTITTDVENYPGFAEPVQGPWLMEQMRLQAENVGTNVVYDIITSVDLSRRPFYLKGDSGDTYIADALIIATGAQARWLGLPSEKLFNGFGVSACATCDGFFYRNKEVVVVGGGNTAVQEALYLSNLASKVTIVHRRNRFRAEPILQDRLLAKPNVEVVWNHVVDEVIGEREPRKSVTGVRIRDVNTGDVKELPAHGLFVAIGHDPATALFRGQLNMDEAGYVKVGSWSTKTAVPGVLAAGDVIDPVFRQAISAAGMGCMAALEAEKFLAEHSPEPVTLAAETRETEMVEA, via the coding sequence ATGAACACGCACCACGCCAGGGTTCTGATCATCGGGGCCGGACCGGCTGGCTATACAGCCGCCATCTACGCCGCCCGTGCCAACCTGAAGCCGCTCCTCGTGACCGGCCTGCAGGCCGGCGGCCAGCTCACCATCACGACGGATGTCGAGAACTACCCCGGATTTGCCGAGCCCGTTCAGGGACCCTGGCTGATGGAGCAGATGCGGCTGCAGGCGGAGAACGTCGGCACCAACGTGGTGTATGACATCATCACCTCTGTCGATCTCTCCAGGCGCCCCTTCTATCTTAAGGGTGACTCCGGCGACACCTACATCGCCGACGCACTCATCATTGCGACAGGGGCCCAGGCCCGATGGCTTGGCCTTCCCTCGGAGAAGCTGTTCAATGGATTTGGCGTCTCCGCCTGCGCGACCTGCGATGGATTTTTCTATCGAAACAAGGAAGTGGTCGTTGTCGGCGGCGGTAACACAGCCGTACAGGAAGCGCTTTACTTGTCGAATCTCGCCTCCAAGGTCACGATCGTCCATCGCCGCAATCGGTTCCGCGCGGAGCCGATCCTGCAGGACCGTCTCCTGGCGAAACCGAATGTCGAGGTCGTCTGGAACCACGTCGTCGACGAGGTCATTGGCGAACGCGAGCCGAGGAAGTCGGTGACGGGCGTTCGCATCCGCGACGTGAACACGGGTGACGTGAAGGAACTGCCCGCACACGGCCTCTTCGTCGCCATCGGCCATGACCCGGCAACAGCGTTGTTCCGAGGCCAGCTCAACATGGATGAGGCCGGCTACGTCAAGGTTGGATCCTGGTCGACGAAAACAGCCGTCCCCGGAGTTCTGGCCGCCGGCGATGTCATCGATCCGGTATTCCGTCAGGCGATCAGCGCCGCCGGAATGGGGTGCATGGCGGCCCTGGAAGCCGAGAAATTCCTGGCCGAGCATTCACCGGAGCCGGTCACCCTGGCGGCCGAAACCCGTGAAACGGAGATGGTTGAAGCATAG
- a CDS encoding LysR family transcriptional regulator yields the protein MDIHQVRYFLNLAETLNFTEAARRSGVSQPSLTRAIQRLEEELGSPLIYRDGKDSRLTALGRDIQAEFMRIELALRNVREHSESTVLGRRRILDIAVAPTIGPAPFAAFFDDALRELPSVKINIHQLLAGEGANEVLSGKYHACILPRAPRPNPKLNVVPLFRERFLLACAENHPLAAENVVSTGELAAYPFVDRLACEFHTEITEHLMDHDAVMQPRFSAEREDWVQQMVADGRAICIMPERSVVVRGIVTRAVEGISLERELVFVTVSGSGTPREIRKIAELAARRDWAT from the coding sequence ATGGACATCCATCAGGTCAGGTACTTCCTCAATCTGGCTGAAACGTTGAACTTCACGGAAGCCGCGCGCCGAAGCGGTGTCTCGCAGCCGAGTCTGACGCGCGCGATCCAGCGTCTGGAGGAAGAACTGGGCAGCCCGCTGATCTATCGCGATGGCAAGGACAGCCGCCTGACGGCGCTCGGCCGCGACATCCAGGCCGAGTTCATGCGGATCGAACTCGCGCTCAGGAACGTGCGCGAACATTCCGAGAGCACGGTGCTCGGCCGGCGCCGCATCCTCGACATCGCCGTTGCACCGACCATCGGTCCCGCCCCATTTGCCGCATTCTTCGACGACGCGCTTCGCGAGCTTCCTTCCGTGAAGATCAACATCCACCAGCTATTGGCCGGCGAAGGTGCGAACGAGGTGCTTTCGGGCAAATACCACGCCTGCATCCTGCCGCGGGCGCCGCGCCCCAACCCGAAGCTCAACGTCGTGCCGCTCTTTCGCGAGCGATTCCTCCTCGCCTGCGCGGAGAACCATCCGCTGGCGGCCGAAAATGTCGTCAGCACCGGGGAGCTCGCCGCCTATCCCTTTGTCGACCGGCTGGCCTGCGAGTTCCACACCGAGATCACCGAGCACCTGATGGACCATGATGCCGTCATGCAGCCGCGCTTCAGTGCCGAGCGCGAGGACTGGGTGCAGCAGATGGTCGCCGACGGCCGCGCGATCTGCATCATGCCCGAGCGGTCCGTCGTCGTGCGGGGCATAGTGACCCGCGCAGTCGAAGGAATATCCCTGGAGCGCGAACTCGTGTTCGTAACGGTTTCCGGCTCCGGCACGCCGCGCGAGATCCGCAAGATCGCTGAGTTGGCGGCTCGGCGCGACTGGGCGACGTGA
- the msrB gene encoding peptide-methionine (R)-S-oxide reductase MsrB, whose protein sequence is MTYKKTDEAVSKLTPEQYRVTQQNGTERPFTGEYNDNKRSGIYVDIVSGEPLFASADKFDSGCGWPSFTKPIVSANVKELRDHSHGMIRTEVRSMHGDSHLGHVFPDGPRDRGGLRYCINSASLRFVPREDMEAEGYGAYINQVEDI, encoded by the coding sequence ATGACCTATAAAAAGACCGACGAAGCGGTCAGCAAGCTGACGCCCGAGCAGTATCGGGTGACCCAGCAGAATGGTACGGAACGCCCCTTCACGGGCGAGTATAATGACAACAAGCGGTCGGGAATCTATGTCGACATCGTTTCCGGCGAGCCGCTGTTCGCCTCGGCCGACAAGTTCGATTCCGGCTGCGGCTGGCCGAGCTTTACCAAGCCGATCGTGTCGGCAAACGTCAAGGAACTGCGGGACCACTCCCATGGTATGATCCGCACCGAGGTGCGCTCGATGCATGGCGACAGTCACCTCGGCCATGTGTTTCCCGATGGCCCCCGAGACCGGGGCGGCTTGCGTTACTGCATCAATTCCGCCTCATTGCGCTTCGTTCCGCGTGAGGACATGGAGGCCGAGGGCTACGGCGCATATATCAACCAGGTAGAGGATATCTGA
- the msrA gene encoding peptide-methionine (S)-S-oxide reductase MsrA: MTERAVLAGGCFWGMQDLIRKLPGVIETRVGYTGGDVPNATYRNHGTHAEGIEIIFDPEKTSYRRILEFFFQIHDPTTKNRQGNDIGLSYRSAIYYADDEQKRVAEDTIADVDASGLWPGKVVTEVEPVGDFWEAEPEHQDYLERLPNGYTCHFARPNWVLPRRSAAE; encoded by the coding sequence ATGACCGAGAGAGCTGTTTTGGCCGGTGGCTGCTTCTGGGGGATGCAGGACTTGATCCGCAAGCTCCCCGGCGTCATCGAAACCCGCGTTGGTTACACCGGCGGCGACGTGCCGAATGCAACCTACCGCAATCACGGCACCCACGCCGAGGGCATCGAGATCATTTTCGATCCCGAGAAGACCAGCTACAGGCGGATCCTGGAGTTCTTCTTCCAGATCCACGATCCCACCACGAAAAACCGGCAGGGCAACGATATCGGCCTCTCCTATCGCTCGGCGATCTACTACGCCGACGATGAGCAGAAGCGGGTTGCCGAGGACACGATCGCAGACGTGGATGCCTCGGGCCTTTGGCCGGGCAAGGTGGTGACCGAAGTCGAGCCGGTGGGAGATTTCTGGGAGGCCGAGCCGGAGCACCAGGATTACCTGGAGCGCCTCCCCAACGGCTACACCTGCCACTTCGCGCGCCCCAACTGGGTGCTGCCCCGGCGGTCGGCGGCCGAATAA
- a CDS encoding bifunctional alpha/beta hydrolase/OsmC family protein yields the protein MAFNTQRLQFPGHSGATLAARLDLPNGPLRAYALFAHCFTCSKDFVAARRVAAELAREGVAVLRFDFTGLGSSGGEFASTNFSSNVADLLSAADYLRQHYEAPSLLIGHSLGGAAVLAVAGSIPEVRAVATIGAPADVGHVLKNFGASLEEIETSGAAEVDLAGRKFVIRKQFVEDARAHRIKDAVAALKKPLLILHAPLDQTVGIENATEIFLAAKHPKSFVSLDKADHLLTDPEDAAFAGRMISGWLTRYLAADTPQGTGLVEHVRVTETGEGKFQNAVQAGGHRLFADEPENAGGLDSGPSPYDFLSIALGACTSMTLRLYAGHKGLTLGRIGVDVSHAKVHARDCEECTEAERAGGARIDHFERVISIDGEVSEELRDKIVEIAGKCPVHRTLEAVAKIKTVVKS from the coding sequence ATGGCTTTCAACACGCAACGGCTCCAATTTCCCGGCCATTCCGGCGCAACGCTCGCCGCCCGCCTCGATTTGCCCAACGGGCCATTGCGCGCCTACGCGCTTTTTGCCCATTGCTTCACCTGCTCCAAGGATTTCGTGGCGGCGCGCCGCGTTGCGGCCGAGCTTGCGCGCGAAGGCGTCGCGGTCCTGCGCTTCGATTTTACGGGTCTCGGGTCGAGCGGAGGCGAATTCGCCTCGACGAACTTCTCCTCCAACGTCGCCGACCTTCTTTCGGCCGCCGACTATCTCCGTCAACACTATGAGGCGCCGTCATTGCTGATCGGTCACTCGCTCGGCGGCGCAGCGGTGCTGGCCGTCGCCGGCAGCATTCCCGAAGTGCGCGCAGTGGCCACCATCGGCGCGCCGGCCGATGTCGGCCACGTGCTGAAAAACTTCGGAGCGAGCCTCGAGGAAATCGAGACAAGCGGCGCGGCGGAAGTCGATCTTGCCGGGCGCAAGTTCGTTATTCGAAAGCAATTTGTCGAGGACGCCCGTGCGCACCGCATCAAGGACGCCGTTGCGGCATTGAAAAAGCCCCTCCTCATCCTTCACGCGCCGCTGGACCAGACGGTCGGAATCGAGAACGCGACCGAAATCTTCCTCGCGGCCAAACATCCGAAAAGCTTCGTTTCGCTGGACAAGGCCGACCACCTGCTCACCGACCCTGAAGACGCAGCCTTCGCGGGGCGAATGATTTCGGGATGGCTGACGCGCTATCTCGCCGCCGACACGCCGCAGGGCACGGGCCTGGTCGAACATGTCCGCGTGACGGAGACGGGCGAAGGCAAGTTTCAGAACGCGGTTCAGGCCGGCGGCCATCGGCTTTTTGCCGACGAACCGGAAAATGCGGGCGGGCTCGATTCCGGTCCCTCGCCCTATGATTTCCTGTCGATCGCACTCGGCGCCTGCACCTCGATGACGCTGCGCCTCTATGCCGGTCACAAGGGGCTTACGCTCGGCCGCATCGGCGTCGACGTCTCGCATGCCAAGGTCCACGCCAGGGACTGCGAGGAATGCACCGAAGCGGAACGGGCCGGCGGCGCCAGGATCGACCATTTCGAGCGCGTCATCTCCATCGATGGAGAAGTCTCGGAGGAGCTTCGCGACAAGATCGTCGAAATTGCCGGCAAGTGCCCGGTCCACCGCACGCTCGAAGCCGTGGCGAAGATAAAGACCGTCGTGAAGTCATAA
- a CDS encoding DUF1194 domain-containing protein, protein MLRVLALILFLTGIPMQAAAAPPDAAPSDVDLELVLAVDMSGSMDMEEARVQRLGYLEALRHPDFLNAIKGGYLGRIAISYFEWAGLVNEDSVLDWQVIADAGDVQAFTARLESRPVGTRRGTSISNAILFGTNLIESNAYSGARRVLDLSGDGQNNTGPLVAPARAAALARGIVINGLAILIRPPNLGVPLDQYYSECVIGGPGSFMIPVHEPEDFAVAVRQKLLLEVSARTLRLAPRPVAATPAVDCLIGERLNPNFIERVFPELNR, encoded by the coding sequence ATGTTGCGCGTGTTGGCGTTGATCCTGTTTCTCACCGGAATTCCGATGCAGGCCGCCGCCGCGCCTCCGGATGCGGCGCCTTCGGATGTCGATCTGGAACTCGTGCTGGCGGTCGACATGTCGGGCTCGATGGACATGGAGGAGGCGCGCGTGCAGCGCCTCGGCTACCTTGAGGCACTGAGGCACCCGGACTTCCTCAACGCCATCAAGGGCGGTTACCTCGGACGTATCGCCATCAGCTATTTTGAATGGGCGGGGCTGGTGAACGAAGACTCGGTGCTGGACTGGCAGGTGATCGCGGACGCCGGGGACGTCCAAGCCTTCACCGCCCGGCTCGAAAGCCGCCCGGTCGGAACGCGGCGCGGCACTTCCATCTCCAACGCGATCCTGTTCGGAACAAACCTGATCGAGTCAAACGCCTATTCCGGAGCGCGCCGTGTCCTGGACCTTTCCGGCGACGGGCAAAACAACACCGGACCGCTGGTCGCGCCGGCCCGTGCAGCCGCGCTAGCGCGCGGGATCGTCATCAACGGATTGGCGATCCTCATCCGGCCCCCCAATCTCGGCGTTCCGCTCGATCAGTATTATTCGGAATGCGTCATCGGAGGCCCCGGCTCCTTCATGATCCCGGTGCACGAGCCGGAAGACTTTGCCGTTGCCGTCCGCCAGAAACTGCTCCTCGAGGTCAGCGCCCGCACGCTTCGCCTGGCTCCGCGGCCGGTCGCCGCGACACCTGCAGTCGATTGCCTGATCGGCGAGAGGCTCAATCCGAATTTTATCGAGCGGGTATTTCCGGAATTGAACCGATAG
- a CDS encoding YkvA family protein — protein MQWLDRAKKWARGIKRDVIVLWLAARDRRVPWYAKLAAGAVAAYALSPIDLIPDFIPVLGYLDDLVIVPLGIIAVIRLIPDDVLAQLRTEATKRTERPTSRGGLVAIVAMWVFLAALIVWMVIGDI, from the coding sequence ATGCAGTGGCTGGACCGGGCAAAGAAATGGGCAAGAGGCATCAAGCGGGACGTGATCGTCCTGTGGCTGGCGGCGCGTGACCGGCGCGTTCCCTGGTATGCGAAGCTCGCAGCCGGGGCGGTCGCGGCCTATGCCCTGTCGCCGATCGACCTGATCCCCGACTTCATCCCGGTCCTCGGATATCTCGACGACCTCGTCATCGTCCCGCTCGGCATCATCGCCGTCATCAGGCTGATCCCGGACGACGTTCTGGCGCAATTGCGCACCGAGGCAACGAAGCGCACCGAGCGGCCCACCAGTCGAGGCGGGCTGGTCGCAATCGTCGCGATGTGGGTTTTCCTCGCGGCTCTCATCGTCTGGATGGTAATCGGCGATATCTGA
- a CDS encoding calcium-binding protein: MTGGVGFDGLIIDLSTTSDRLEFNGQSGHGIIGYRSANERHIFFHDTEWLRLTAGSGNDRIKGTAGSDTISTGAGDDVVEGGTGQDTITNTGGHDRLDGGEGNDRFILVETGSTVFGGSGDDRLTIDLSAVSDQVVFNGENGHGILGYRTIDERHLFVRHYDVEEIVLTTGSGNDRIQGTVLRDVIQTQAGNDFVDAGAGDDMIVDGRGANRLFGGAGNDGITTTLYSAEVDGGLGEDWVRIEERVRLSDATIDFSIGRASTGTIFRGIESASVGLGSGNDTVIGGNLDYVIVDAGAGDDRVEGSTGGDRLNGEGGNDHIDGGEGNDTLSTGVGDDVAFGGDGKDFLDGGTQDDLLSGGNGADILVGGGGADTFLWSTESPDQQGIDRIRDFETGGGDVIAFSDIAEQNTGIRNYADFLAASTDTASGVYVAFNGSDTYGLLIEGVSLQALTAGDVIFGVV; encoded by the coding sequence GTGACCGGAGGCGTCGGCTTTGACGGATTGATCATCGATCTCTCCACGACTTCCGACCGCCTGGAGTTCAACGGGCAGAGCGGTCACGGCATCATCGGGTACCGCAGCGCCAACGAACGGCACATTTTCTTCCACGATACCGAGTGGCTGAGGCTCACGGCGGGAAGCGGCAACGACCGCATCAAGGGAACGGCGGGCAGCGACACCATCTCGACCGGAGCCGGCGACGATGTCGTCGAAGGGGGAACCGGGCAAGATACCATCACCAATACGGGCGGCCATGACCGCCTCGACGGCGGCGAGGGAAACGACCGTTTCATCCTCGTCGAAACGGGCAGCACCGTCTTCGGCGGAAGCGGCGACGATAGACTGACGATCGATCTCTCCGCGGTTTCGGACCAGGTCGTGTTCAACGGCGAGAACGGTCACGGCATTCTCGGATACCGGACGATCGACGAGCGGCATCTTTTCGTCCGGCATTACGATGTCGAAGAGATCGTACTGACGACGGGAAGCGGAAACGATCGCATCCAGGGGACCGTCCTCAGAGACGTCATCCAGACGCAAGCCGGAAACGACTTCGTCGATGCGGGGGCGGGGGACGACATGATCGTCGACGGGCGCGGCGCAAACCGCCTTTTCGGCGGTGCCGGCAACGACGGCATCACGACGACGCTCTATTCCGCCGAGGTCGATGGTGGGCTTGGCGAGGACTGGGTCCGGATCGAGGAAAGGGTGCGGTTGAGCGACGCCACCATCGATTTCAGCATTGGCCGGGCATCCACGGGCACGATCTTCCGCGGCATCGAGAGTGCCAGCGTCGGGCTCGGCAGCGGCAATGACACGGTGATCGGCGGAAATCTCGACTATGTGATCGTCGATGCCGGCGCCGGCGACGATCGCGTCGAAGGCAGCACCGGTGGCGACCGGCTCAATGGCGAAGGCGGCAACGACCATATCGACGGCGGGGAAGGAAACGACACCCTATCGACCGGCGTCGGCGACGACGTTGCCTTCGGCGGCGACGGCAAGGATTTTCTCGATGGCGGCACCCAGGATGATCTGTTGAGCGGCGGAAACGGCGCCGACATATTGGTCGGCGGTGGCGGCGCGGACACCTTTCTCTGGTCCACTGAAAGCCCGGATCAACAGGGCATCGACCGCATCCGCGACTTCGAAACCGGGGGCGGCGACGTGATCGCGTTTTCTGATATCGCAGAGCAAAATACCGGCATCCGCAATTACGCCGATTTTCTCGCGGCCTCCACCGACACCGCCTCCGGTGTCTACGTCGCCTTCAATGGCTCCGATACGTACGGGCTGCTGATCGAAGGCGTTTCCCTTCAGGCTCTCACCGCCGGCGACGTGATATTCGGCGTCGTTTAG
- a CDS encoding winged helix-turn-helix domain-containing tetratricopeptide repeat protein, with amino-acid sequence MPFVFGDYALDPERRELTLRADVVAVGPQVFDLLLHLVRNRDRVVSKDDLLAAVWGGRIVSESTITSHINAVRKAIGDSGEEQRLVRTVARKGFRFVGAISVDETGELRQPDGRGAVEDGSGEQREPPPPALVLPDKPSITVLPFLNLSGDPEQEYFADGVVEDIIAALSRMRWLFVIARNSSFTYKGRAVDVKEVGRELGVRYVLEGSVRKSGNKVRITGQLIDATTGTNLWAERFEGMLDDIFELQDQIAESVVGAIAPQLERAEIERAKRKPTESLDAYDYYLRGMAKTHSGTREAIEAALPLFYRATELDPEFASAYGMAAWCHFWRKVNGWMTDPPGEIAEGARLARLAMELGRDDAVALTRGGHALAHLTGDLDGGIALLDRARFLNPNLAPAWFLGGTLRALRGETDAAIEHLAHAVRLSPLDPEMFRMQVGMALAHFFAGRFDIASAWAEKARGNLPSLLPAAVVVAASHALSGRPEEARQAMQRLRALDPSLSVSSIRDWMPIHRQEDLARLADGLRMAGLPE; translated from the coding sequence GTGCCGTTCGTGTTTGGAGACTACGCGCTCGATCCGGAGCGCCGGGAGCTTACGCTGCGTGCGGACGTGGTCGCCGTCGGGCCGCAGGTCTTCGACCTGTTGCTGCATCTCGTCAGAAACCGCGACCGCGTCGTCAGCAAGGACGACCTGCTCGCCGCGGTGTGGGGCGGTCGGATCGTCTCGGAATCGACCATCACCAGCCACATCAACGCGGTTCGCAAGGCCATCGGCGACAGCGGCGAGGAGCAGCGCCTGGTCCGTACCGTCGCCCGCAAGGGCTTCCGCTTCGTCGGCGCGATCAGCGTTGACGAGACCGGGGAACTGCGCCAGCCCGACGGGCGAGGCGCCGTCGAAGACGGCTCCGGCGAGCAGAGGGAGCCGCCACCGCCCGCACTCGTCCTTCCGGACAAGCCTTCCATCACCGTCCTGCCGTTCCTCAACCTCAGCGGCGATCCCGAGCAGGAATATTTTGCCGATGGCGTGGTGGAGGACATCATTGCGGCCCTGTCGCGGATGCGCTGGCTGTTCGTCATCGCGCGCAATTCGAGCTTTACCTACAAGGGCCGGGCGGTGGACGTGAAGGAAGTCGGCCGCGAGCTTGGCGTGCGCTACGTGCTGGAGGGGAGCGTGCGCAAATCCGGCAACAAGGTGCGCATCACCGGCCAGCTCATCGACGCCACGACCGGCACGAACCTCTGGGCGGAACGCTTCGAAGGCATGCTCGACGACATTTTCGAGCTGCAGGACCAGATCGCCGAAAGCGTCGTCGGCGCGATCGCGCCGCAACTCGAGCGGGCGGAGATCGAGCGCGCCAAGCGCAAGCCGACGGAGAGCCTCGACGCCTACGACTATTACCTGCGGGGCATGGCGAAGACGCACAGCGGCACCCGCGAGGCGATCGAGGCGGCGTTGCCCTTGTTCTATAGGGCCACCGAGCTCGATCCGGAATTTGCGTCCGCCTACGGCATGGCGGCCTGGTGCCATTTCTGGCGCAAGGTCAATGGATGGATGACCGATCCTCCAGGTGAGATCGCCGAGGGTGCGCGGCTGGCGCGGCTCGCGATGGAGCTCGGCCGCGACGATGCGGTGGCGCTGACGAGAGGCGGCCATGCGCTCGCCCATCTCACCGGTGACCTCGACGGCGGCATTGCGCTCCTCGACAGGGCAAGATTCCTCAATCCGAATCTCGCCCCGGCCTGGTTCCTCGGCGGTACGTTGCGCGCTCTGCGCGGCGAAACCGACGCCGCAATCGAGCATCTGGCGCATGCCGTCCGGCTCAGTCCACTGGATCCGGAAATGTTCCGGATGCAGGTTGGGATGGCGCTGGCGCATTTTTTTGCGGGGCGCTTCGACATTGCCTCGGCCTGGGCGGAGAAGGCGCGGGGGAACTTGCCGAGCTTGCTCCCCGCTGCCGTCGTGGTGGCCGCAAGCCATGCGCTGTCCGGACGTCCGGAGGAGGCGCGGCAGGCCATGCAGCGGCTGCGCGCGCTCGACCCGTCCCTCAGCGTCTCCAGCATCCGGGACTGGATGCCGATCCATCGCCAGGAGGATCTGGCGCGGCTCGCCGACGGGCTGCGGATGGCCGGGCTGCCGGAGTGA